One stretch of Macaca nemestrina isolate mMacNem1 chromosome 17, mMacNem.hap1, whole genome shotgun sequence DNA includes these proteins:
- the LOC139359518 gene encoding TBC1 domain family member 3B-like → MVIVEDADSLRAQERENIIMNYEKGHRAGLPEDMGPEPVGIYNNIDRFGIVHETELPPATAREAKQMRREITRKSKWMEMLGHWETYKNSEKVIDRVYKGIPMNIRGQVWSVLLNIQEVKSKNPRTYKVMKEKGKRSSEHIHQIDVDMSRTLRTHIFFRDRYGTKQRELFYILLAYSEYNPEVGYCRDLSHIAALFLLYLPEEDAFWALVQLLARERHSLQGFHSPNGGTVQGLQDHQEHVVPMSQHKTRWHLDKEGLCAQDSSLGWLLQMLNDGISLGLILRLWDVYLLEGEQVLMPMTSITFQVQRKRLMKTSRSGLWARFRNLFFHTWELDDDSVLKHLRASTKKLTRKQGDLPPPAKPEQGSLTPRPVPASSGRTTLCKGDRQTPPGPPARFQRPIWLVSPPWAPCSSTSCPGGAVREDTYPVGTQDVPSPAPAQGRPQGSWRFLEWNSMPQLPTDLDVGGPWFPHYDFEQSCWVRVPSECVLDSPGTVGQGQLEKPAGTLTPGPAQAHQD, encoded by the exons ATGGTAATCGTAGAGGATGCAGATAGTTTGCGGGCACAGGAGCGAGAGAATATCATCATGAACTATGAGAAG GGACACCGAGCCGGGCTGCCAGAGGACATGGGGCCTGAGCCTGTTGGAATCTACAACAACATTGATCGCTTTGGGATTGTGCA TGAGacagagctgcctcctgccactgctcGGGAGGCGAAG CAAATGCGGCGGGAGATAACACGAAAGAGCAAGTGGATGGAAATGCTGGGACACTGGGAGACATATAAGAACAGTGAAAAGGTaat AGATCGAGTATATAAGGGCATTCCTATGAACATCCGGGGCCAAGTGTGGTCAGTCCTGCTGAACATACAGGAAGTCAAGTCGAAAAACCCCAGAACATACAAG GTCATGaaggagaagggcaagaggtCATCTGAACACATCCACCAGATCGATGTGGACATGAGCAGGACATTAAGGACTCACATCTTCTTCAGGGATCGATACGGAACCAA gcAGCGGGAACTATTCTACATCCTCCTGGCATATTCGGAGTATAATCCG GAGGTGGGCTACTGCAGGGACCTGAGCCACATTGCGGCCTTGTTCCTCCTTTATCTGCCTGAGGAGGATGCATTCTGGGCACTGGTGCAGCTGCTGGCCAGGGAGAGGCACTCCCTGCAGG GATTCCACAGCCCAAATGGCGGGACAGTCCAGGGCCTCCAAGACCATCAGGAGCATGTGGTACCCATGTCACAACACAAGACCAGGTGGCATCTG GACAAGGAAGGTCTTTGCGCGCAGGATTCCTCCTTAGGCTGGCTTCTCCAGATGTTGAATGACGGG ATCTCTCTTGGGCTCATCCTGCGCCTGTGGGACGTGTATTTGCTGGAAGGAGAACAGGTGTTGATGCCGATGACAAGCATCACCTTTCAAGTTCAGAGGA AGCGCCTCATGAAGACATCCAGGTCTGGCCTGTGGGCACGGTTTCGGAACCTGTTCTTTCACACCTGGGAGTTGGATGATGACTCTGTGCTCAAGCATCTTAGGGCCTCTACGAAGAAACTAACAAGGAAGCAAGGGGACCTGCCACCCCCAG ccAAACCCGAGCAAGGGTCCTTAACACCCAGGCCTGTGCCGGCTTCAAGTGGCAGGACGACCCTCTGCAAGGGGGACAGGCAGACCCCTCCAGGCCCACCAGCCCGGTTCCAGCGGCCCATTTGGTTAGTTTCCCCACCATGGGCACCTTGTTCTTCCACATCTTGTCCTGGTGGGGCTGTCCGGGAAGACACCTACCCTGTGGGCACTCAGGATGTGCCCAGCCCGGCCCCGGCTCAGGGAAGACCTCAGGGTTCCTGGAGATTCCTGGAGTGGAACTCGATGCCCCAGCTCCCGACGGACCTGGATGTAGGGGGCCCTTGGTTCCCCCATTATGATTTCGAACAGAGCTGCTGGGTCCGTGTTCCTTCTGAATGTGTCCTGGACAGCCCCGGGACTGTGGGACAGGGCCAGCTCGAGAAGCCCGCTGGGACCCTGacaccaggccctgcccaggcccATCAGGACTGA